In a genomic window of Muntiacus reevesi chromosome 1, mMunRee1.1, whole genome shotgun sequence:
- the LOC136150873 gene encoding olfactory receptor 2G3-like: MPPFQHPHSCPRQITVQELNQPSVTEFTLLGFASNPRTNPLLFTFFLVFYLLILVSNSLPITLIHQDTRLHTPMYFFTSVLPLLDMGHTTTTAPQMLVHILSKRRAISFARCVAQMYIFLLFEITESWLFTIMFMDRYVAICHPLRYKVIMSHWMCLLMVGICAAYGVVGGLSYTFFAMHFPYCGLNEIDHYFCEVPVVLKLACAVTCLNDLVDFITGFNVIVVPLSLIVLVYVNIFATIMKICSAQGQIKAFSTCTSHITVVTMFAILCIITYMSPGSDSLSNNGKKMALLYNIATAFLNPVIYSLRNKDVKNAFLKLM; encoded by the exons ATGCCTCCTTTCCAGCATCCACACTCCTGTCCCAG GCAGATCACAGTGCAGGAGCTCAACCAGCCCTCTGTGACAGAATTCACCCTGCTGGGCTTTGCCTCGAACCCCAGGACCAATCCTCTGCTCTTCACCTTCTTTCTGGTCTTTTACCTGCTGATTCTTGTGAGCAACAGCCTCCCCATCACCCTCATCCACCAGGACACACGCCTCCACACGCCCATGTACTTCTTCACCAGTGTCCTCCCCCTGCTGGACATGGGCCATACCACCACGACTGCGCCCCAGATGCTTGTGCACATTCTCAGCAAGAGGAGAGCCATTTCTTTTGCTAGATGTGTGGCCCAGATGTACATCTTCCTCCTCTTTGAGATCACTGAGTCCTGGCTTTTCACCATCATGTTCATGGACAGgtacgtggccatctgccaccctctCCGATATAAGGTCATCATGAGCCACTGGATGTGCCTTCTCATGGTGGGCATCTGTGCAGCCTATGGTGTAGTGGGTGGTCTGTCCTATACCTTCTTTGCTATGCACTTTCCCTACTGTGGCCTTAATGAAATTGACCACTACTTCTGTGAGGTCCCTGTGGTCCTGAAGCTGGCCTGTGCAGTCACATGCCTCAATGATTTGGTGGACTTCATCACAGGCTTTAATGTCATTGTGGTCCCACTTTCCTTGATTGTCCTTGTCTACGTCAACATCTTTGCCACCATCATGAAGATCTGCTCAGCCCAAGGACAGAtcaaggccttctccacctgcacctcccacatcactgtggttacCATGTTTGCTATTCTATGCATCATCACATACATGAGCCCTGGCTCTGACTCCTTGTCAAACAATGGCAAGAAAATGGCCCTTTTATATAACATTGCCACAGCCTTCCTCAACCCTgtcatctacagtctgaggaatAAGGATGTGAAAAATGCTTTCCTCAAATTGATGTGA